Proteins from one Doryrhamphus excisus isolate RoL2022-K1 chromosome 19, RoL_Dexc_1.0, whole genome shotgun sequence genomic window:
- the clic3 gene encoding chloride intracellular channel protein 3 isoform X1, producing the protein MQRGQMDQKRVADTPEIELFVKASSDAESVGNCPFCQRLFMILWLKGAIFKITTVDMKRAPHVLKTLAPGSQPPFLLYNGELKTDTNKIEEFLEEKLAPPQYAKLGCRYKESTSIGEDIFRKFSAYIKNPNTGLNDMLQKKFLSTLVKLNMYLETPLTHELDQNPHATESCRPYLDGDTLTLADCNLLPKLNIVKVVCKKYRDFDIPAELKGLTRYLDNASKKDEFRFTCPNDAEILIAYQSVAKYLNAK; encoded by the exons ATGCAGAGGGGACAGATGGACCAAAAAAGGGTGGCTGATACCCCGGAGATTGAACTGTTTGTCAAG GCCAGCAGTGATGCCGAGAGTGTGGGCAATTGTCCTTTCTGTCAGAGACTCTTCATGATTCTCTGGTTAAAGGGAGCCATCTTTAAGATCACCACCGTGGACATGAAGCG AGCACCGCACGTGCTGAAGACCTTGGCTCCGGGTTCTCAGCCTCCCTTCCTGCTGTACAACGGCGAGCTCAAAACAGACACCAATAAGATTGAGGAGTTCCTGGAGGAGAAATTAGCGCCGCCACA GTACGCAAAACTGGGCTGTCGATACAAGGAGTCCACCTCCATTGGAGAAGACATCTTCCGGAAATTCTCAGCATACATAAAGAATCCCAACACTGGATTGAATGACA tgcTGCAGAAGAAATTCTTATCAACGCTGGTGAAGCTCAACATGTACTTGGAGACACCGCTCACTCATGAGCTGGACCAGAACCCGCATGCCACAGAGTCTTGTCGTCCCTACCTGGACGGGGACACGCTGACTTTGGCTGACTGCAACCTGCTTCCCAAACTCAACATTGTTAAG GTGGTGTGTAAGAAGTATCGCGACTTTGACATCCCTGCAGAGCTGAAGGGTCTCACACGTTACCTGGACAACGCCTCCAAAAAAGACGAGTTTCGCTTCACCTGCCCCAATGACGCAGAGATCCTCATCGCGTACCAATCTGTGGCAAAATATCTGAATGCAAAATAG
- the clic3 gene encoding chloride intracellular channel protein 3 isoform X2, giving the protein MDQKRVADTPEIELFVKASSDAESVGNCPFCQRLFMILWLKGAIFKITTVDMKRAPHVLKTLAPGSQPPFLLYNGELKTDTNKIEEFLEEKLAPPQYAKLGCRYKESTSIGEDIFRKFSAYIKNPNTGLNDMLQKKFLSTLVKLNMYLETPLTHELDQNPHATESCRPYLDGDTLTLADCNLLPKLNIVKVVCKKYRDFDIPAELKGLTRYLDNASKKDEFRFTCPNDAEILIAYQSVAKYLNAK; this is encoded by the exons ATGGACCAAAAAAGGGTGGCTGATACCCCGGAGATTGAACTGTTTGTCAAG GCCAGCAGTGATGCCGAGAGTGTGGGCAATTGTCCTTTCTGTCAGAGACTCTTCATGATTCTCTGGTTAAAGGGAGCCATCTTTAAGATCACCACCGTGGACATGAAGCG AGCACCGCACGTGCTGAAGACCTTGGCTCCGGGTTCTCAGCCTCCCTTCCTGCTGTACAACGGCGAGCTCAAAACAGACACCAATAAGATTGAGGAGTTCCTGGAGGAGAAATTAGCGCCGCCACA GTACGCAAAACTGGGCTGTCGATACAAGGAGTCCACCTCCATTGGAGAAGACATCTTCCGGAAATTCTCAGCATACATAAAGAATCCCAACACTGGATTGAATGACA tgcTGCAGAAGAAATTCTTATCAACGCTGGTGAAGCTCAACATGTACTTGGAGACACCGCTCACTCATGAGCTGGACCAGAACCCGCATGCCACAGAGTCTTGTCGTCCCTACCTGGACGGGGACACGCTGACTTTGGCTGACTGCAACCTGCTTCCCAAACTCAACATTGTTAAG GTGGTGTGTAAGAAGTATCGCGACTTTGACATCCCTGCAGAGCTGAAGGGTCTCACACGTTACCTGGACAACGCCTCCAAAAAAGACGAGTTTCGCTTCACCTGCCCCAATGACGCAGAGATCCTCATCGCGTACCAATCTGTGGCAAAATATCTGAATGCAAAATAG